CTCTGCCGGCCGGTTCGGCACAGATCTGCCCTGATGCTGCCGAAAGGCCACCCCGTCTCCGCACCGGCAAAAAATCCGAGGAGCACGAACGACGATGGCATCCGATCCGACAACCGCCCAGGTGACCATGACCCTGGCGGCCCTTGCAGCCACCGGGGCCACCCCGCGTCCGTCCGGGGAAACCCCGCAACAACAGACCGAACGAATCATCACCGGCATCAACGCGCAACTGAGCGATCCCAGCCTTGCGACGAAGGGCGCGTGGAGGCTGGTGTGGCTCGCCCTGAGCGAGGCCAACGCGAACATGGCCTACATCGCACGGAGCACCAACGGCTCGAACGAGTTCGCCGTGGTCGCTCGCGGAACGGACGCCGATCTGACCGACATCCTCGAGGACCTCGATGTCGGCACAGTCGTCCCGTTCCCCGAAAGCGGAGCGCCGAAGCCCATCGCCGTTTCCAAGGGGGCGATGGACGCGTTCAAACGGGTTGTCAACGCCCGCTCGATCGCCTCACCCTCCCCGAACGTCACGCTCGCTCAGGCGCTCACCGCCGCACTCAACTCGGCGCCCGCCTCGCCGCAGCCGACCGTCTATCTGACCGGTCACAGCCTGGGCGGTTGCATCGCCACCATGCTCGCGCCGTACCTGCAGGCACAGACCTGGCCGAAACAGCCGAGGTTCGCGGTGATCACCTATGCCGCTCCCACCGCCGGCGTACAGAGCTTCGTCGACTACTTCGACTCCGTGCCGTGGGTCATCGACGAGCGCCACAACAACGCCTACGACCTGGTACCGCACGCGTGGGCCGATCTCGACACCACCGCCGGCTGGTACCCGAGCCCGGGACCGCAGGCAACCGAAGAAGTGAAGCTGTTCATCGGGGCGATCTCCAAGCGCACCAAGGGCAACGTCTACGTCCAGCCCGGCACGCTCTACCCGATGAACACCAGCTACACGAGCCTTGCCAAGAATCTGGTCAACAAGACCACCCAGGACTTCCTCGGCCAGGTCGCCTTCCAGCACGCCAACTCCACCTACCTGGACCTGGTGGGAGCGCCTGCCGTCCCTTCCGCACCGGTGGTGACCGACGTGACCCCCACCTTCGGCGAACCAGGCGCCACGGTGACCATCAACGGCACCGGTTTCAGCAAGGACAGCATGGTCGACTTCGGCCACTTCGCCTGCCCCACGCGCAACATCGACTCCGACAGCAGGATCACCGCCAAGGTCCCCGACGGAACCGGCGTCGTCCACGTCCGCGTCACCAACACCCTCGGCACCTCCCCGGCCGTCGCGATGGGGCAGTTCGCCTATGGCGGACCCGCACCTGTGGTGGTCAGTGCCGTCAGCCCGACCAGCGGAAAGGTCGGCACCCTGGTCACCATCAGCGGCTCGGGCTTCGCCGATGGCGCCACCGTGCACTTCAAGGACAAGGCATCCGATTCGGTCAAGTTCGTCTCCACCGGACAGATCACCGCAATCGTGCCCGGTCAGCTCGACGACCAGCAGACGGTGAACCTCACCGTGACGGTCGGCCAAGCCACCTCTCCCACCAGCCCGGCCGACGAGTTCACCTACACCGGACGGTAGCGTCCGCACGCCCCGTTCCCGGGGTGGCCTTCGAGCAGCCCCGGGCCCTTGCCGCCGACCGGTAGAACCGTGCCCGGGCGAGGGATCGCCGCAAGACCGTTCACCCTGCGGCGAGCAGGCCACGGAGCTGTGCGGCACGGCGAGCAGCTGCCGGGCGACCAGGTGTCCGGAACCCAGCCCCGGCCGCCAGATCAGGTTGTGGTCGAGCTCGGCGGAGCGGCCGTGGGGGTCGCCGCGGACGGCGTTGCGGTTGGCCGCGGCGACCCCCGCCGGACTGACCGCGCTCCACCGGGTCACCAAGGCGCGCAGGCCCGGGGCATGCGCCTCGATGCGGCCGAGCACCCGCTCCCCACAGCCCGCGACCGGCCGCTCGTCGTCCCACCCCGCCGAGACGTCCGGCTCGCCCGCGGCATCGGACGACGGCGCGAACGGAACCTCCTGGAACTGCAGCCAGTGCGCGGCGCGGCCCGGCGGGCCCCGTGAAGGGTCCAGTACGTGCTGCCGGCCCACCACGACCGGCCGTCGTCGGCAACAAGCTCGTGAACGGCGGTGGCATGGCCCAGCTATACGAGGCGTACGGCGGCTTGGTCTCCGGCCCATTCTGTTGGAGGTGGCGCGGATGGGGGTGCGG
This region of Streptomyces sp. NBC_00513 genomic DNA includes:
- a CDS encoding IPT/TIG domain-containing protein; translated protein: MASDPTTAQVTMTLAALAATGATPRPSGETPQQQTERIITGINAQLSDPSLATKGAWRLVWLALSEANANMAYIARSTNGSNEFAVVARGTDADLTDILEDLDVGTVVPFPESGAPKPIAVSKGAMDAFKRVVNARSIASPSPNVTLAQALTAALNSAPASPQPTVYLTGHSLGGCIATMLAPYLQAQTWPKQPRFAVITYAAPTAGVQSFVDYFDSVPWVIDERHNNAYDLVPHAWADLDTTAGWYPSPGPQATEEVKLFIGAISKRTKGNVYVQPGTLYPMNTSYTSLAKNLVNKTTQDFLGQVAFQHANSTYLDLVGAPAVPSAPVVTDVTPTFGEPGATVTINGTGFSKDSMVDFGHFACPTRNIDSDSRITAKVPDGTGVVHVRVTNTLGTSPAVAMGQFAYGGPAPVVVSAVSPTSGKVGTLVTISGSGFADGATVHFKDKASDSVKFVSTGQITAIVPGQLDDQQTVNLTVTVGQATSPTSPADEFTYTGR